The stretch of DNA CCGTCGGCCGGGACATTCTGATGATCAAGGGGTACTCCCCGGAAGAAAAAGCCATGAAGATCAGCGTTCCGCCGAAGGTGGAGCCGCGCCGCGCCTCCGTCGACGCCATCGAACACTGGATGATCTACACCAATCATCCCGAGGTGGGGGCCATCGTTCACATCCACGCCTGGATGGAGGGCATCCCCACCACGGAGATCAACTACCCCTGCGGCACCCTTCAACTGGCCAAGGCGGTGGCGGAGCAGATCAGCCGCGCCGAGGATCCCTCCCGGGCGGTCGTCGGCCTGAAAAACCACGGCCTGACCATCACCGGGCGCGATCTGGACGACATCTTCGAGCGGATCGACGGAAAAATCATTCCCCAAGTTCCCATGTCCTGAGGAGAGAGAGCATGAAAGAACGAACCGTCCTTGTCACCGGCGCATCAAGCGGGATCGGAAAGGAAATCGCCCGTCTGCTGGCCCGGCGGGGGGACTTTCCCGTCCTCGTCGCCCGGCGGGCGGAACCCCTCCGGGAGCTGACGGAAGAGCTGGGAACCGGCGCCGCCTACCCCTGCGACGTGACCGACGGGGAATCCGTTCAGGCGTTGGTGGAGGAGGTGAAACAGACCCGGGGACGCATCGATGTCCTGATCAACAACGCCGGCTACGGATTTTTCGGGGGCGCGCTCGACATCCCGATGAGCGATTACGAGGGAATGCTGCAGACCAATTATCTGGGAGCCGTTCGCATGACCCGGGCCGTGATCCCCCACATGTTGGAGGCCGGCGGCGGCCGAATCGTCAACATCGCCTCGGTGGCGGGCCTCACCGGCAGTCCGAACCTGGCCGCCTACTCCGCCTCCAAATTTGCCCTGATCGGCTTTTCCGAATCCCTTGACCTGGAATATGCACCGGTCATCCGGGTGGGTGTCCTCTGCCCCGGTCCCGTTCAGACTCCCTTTTTCCGGGGGGAAGATCCCTCCCGATTTTTCCCCGCGCCGATCGCCAAGCGGCTCCTCGATCCGAAAACCGTGGCCCGCCACGCCATCGGCTTGATCGACCGCCCGCGGGTCCTCGTGGTGCCGCGCACCTTTGCGCCCGCCCTCGTTTTCCGGGTCCTCTTCCCCCGAATTTACCGGAAAATCGCCAAAAAGCTGTATGATCAACATTTTCAGCGTCAAAAATCGGGGGACCCCGTCGCCGAATCTTCCTCGACAACGATCGAGAAAATGAAATAGCCCTTGCCCGGCCGCCGGAGGAGTCGCTCCGTTTCCCCCACGACAAAGGAACACTGCTGTACACCTTTCGGTTTTTGCCGGGGTTTCGGACAGACCAAAAGCTTTGGGTCCTCTCGTCAAGAAAACGATCAAGGGAGTGGACAAGCTTTGGAAAACATGCGTTTTGCGGAACAGACGGCGGTCGTCACCGGCGGAGGCCAGGGCATCGGCCGCGCGGTGGCGGAGATGCTGGCACGGGAAGGAGCCCACGTCTACATCGCGGAGCAGGATGAAGAAGCGGGAACCGAATGCGAAGAAGAAATCCGGGAAAGGGGCGGGGCGGCCACCTTCGTTCCGACGGACGTATCGCGTCCGGAGGAGATCCGGAGGCTGATGGACCGGATCGACAAGGAGCGGGGGAAGCTGCACATCCTGTGCAACAATGCGGGGATCAGCCTCTTCCGCCCCCTGGAGGAGCTCTCCGTGGAGGAGTGGGACCGGGTGATCCATATCAATCTGCGGAGCGTCTTTTTGTGTGCGAAGTACGGTCTGCCCCTGCTGCGGGCGGCCGGACGAGCCTCCATCATCAACATCGCCTCCACCCGGGCCCTGATGTCCGAACCCCACACCGAGGCCTACTCCGCCTCCAAAGGAGGAATCCTCGCCCTCACCCACGCGCTGGCCGTCAGCCTCGGACCGACGGTCCGCGTCAACGCGATCAGTCCGGGATGGATCGAAACCTCCGAATGGAAAAAGAAAAGTGCCCGAAAGCCGGCGCAATTGACCGAGGAGGATCACCGGCAGCATCCCTCGGGCCGTGTGGGGCGCCCCGAAGACATCGCCCGGGCGGTCCGCTATCTCGCCTCTCCGGATGCGGAGTTCATCACCGGCGCCAACCTGGTGATCGACGGCGGCATGACGGTAAAGATGATCTATGCGTAACATTTGCTCCAAAATGGACCTGCGGGATTGAAAAGCCTGTATCCAAACCGTTCTCCGGCCAAAGCCCCGCATGGACAAAACGGCTTCATTTGCCTTCAACTTGAACTTCGCTCTGCAGAATTCCTTCAGGGACTGGGACAACACCTCTTACACCGCCGGCGGCTCCTCCGGATGCATCCCCCGTCCGGGGAAAACAGGGGCATGGTGTGCCCGATAACCCCCACGAGGGGGGATCGTTCTCGCTCCGGAACTGGTCAAGCATCTTCTCCGCTGCAGGGATGCTGTTGGAGTGCGCTTGACGTGCAGGCCAAACGGCGCACGCCCCCGATTTATTCGATCCGATCGGCCTTCGAAAAGAGGGCCGAGCGATTTCCCTCTGAACGAAACGAGCGGCCATCCGAAGCTGTTCGGACCGCCGCCGTATACGCAACTTCTCCAGGGATCGCGCCCCCTCTTTACGATTCCTTCCCCTTCCTTTTCGACCAAAAGAACTCGAGCAAAAAACCCACCCCCAGGCCGATCAAGGTTCCCGCACCGGTGTTCCCGAACAGCATCCCCAAACCGATCCCGACAAGCATACAGCCGGCAATGAGCATGGTTTCCCTCTCCTGTTCCCCAGAATGGTCACGGCTCGGATACATCCCGCCACTCCCGGGGGGCGGCAAATGCGTTCAACCGGCCGCGCTATAAAAAATTGTAACCATTGGAAGCGGAAATGCAATGGAAAAGGAGCGGCACCAATCATCCCCGCTTCGGAAAGGGGATCAGCCGGCCTTTCTCCCCCATCTCCCCGTCATATCCCGTCGCCGCCGCCAGGGCCCGTTCCTCCGCGGGAATGCGCACCCTGAGCAATACCAGCAGATTCAAGAGGGACACCGCCGCCGCCGTCCAAAAGGCTCCCAGAGCGAGGGGAAGAGTGAGGATTTCCGCGATCACCGCGAGATAGTTGGGATGGCGGATATATCGGTAAGGGCCGCGGATGACCGGTTTCCTTCCGGGGATCACCCAGATCCGCGTGTTCCAGTGGCGGCCCAGGGAACGAAGGCACCAATAGCGGAGGAATTGGGCGAGGAGGAAAAGGGTCGCAGGAACCGGCCACCAGACCGGCGGTGCCGCACCCAAAAGGAGCTCACCGGCCATGCCCAGAAACCAGAGCAGGTGAATCGAGACGATGAGGGGATAGTGT from Planifilum fimeticola encodes:
- a CDS encoding isoprenylcysteine carboxyl methyltransferase family protein yields the protein MGIGWALILVVVAQRLAELRIARRNARWAREQGGYEVGGEHYPLIVSIHLLWFLGMAGELLLGAAPPVWWPVPATLFLLAQFLRYWCLRSLGRHWNTRIWVIPGRKPVIRGPYRYIRHPNYLAVIAEILTLPLALGAFWTAAAVSLLNLLVLLRVRIPAEERALAAATGYDGEMGEKGRLIPFPKRG
- a CDS encoding iron-containing alcohol dehydrogenase, with product MYPSRDHSGEQERETMLIAGCMLVGIGLGMLFGNTGAGTLIGLGVGFLLEFFWSKRKGKES
- a CDS encoding glucose 1-dehydrogenase, whose amino-acid sequence is MRFAEQTAVVTGGGQGIGRAVAEMLAREGAHVYIAEQDEEAGTECEEEIRERGGAATFVPTDVSRPEEIRRLMDRIDKERGKLHILCNNAGISLFRPLEELSVEEWDRVIHINLRSVFLCAKYGLPLLRAAGRASIINIASTRALMSEPHTEAYSASKGGILALTHALAVSLGPTVRVNAISPGWIETSEWKKKSARKPAQLTEEDHRQHPSGRVGRPEDIARAVRYLASPDAEFITGANLVIDGGMTVKMIYA
- a CDS encoding SDR family NAD(P)-dependent oxidoreductase — its product is MKERTVLVTGASSGIGKEIARLLARRGDFPVLVARRAEPLRELTEELGTGAAYPCDVTDGESVQALVEEVKQTRGRIDVLINNAGYGFFGGALDIPMSDYEGMLQTNYLGAVRMTRAVIPHMLEAGGGRIVNIASVAGLTGSPNLAAYSASKFALIGFSESLDLEYAPVIRVGVLCPGPVQTPFFRGEDPSRFFPAPIAKRLLDPKTVARHAIGLIDRPRVLVVPRTFAPALVFRVLFPRIYRKIAKKLYDQHFQRQKSGDPVAESSSTTIEKMK